The following are encoded in a window of Candidatus Fluviicola riflensis genomic DNA:
- a CDS encoding DNA topoisomerase III produces MKLCIAEKPSVARDIAEVIGAKQRHDGYYEGNGYCVTWTFGHLCTLKEPHDYKESWKYWRLEDLPMIPEKFGIKLIEDQGVKRQFSVIEKLVAQCEEVINCGDAGQEGELIQRWVLAKAKCKVPIKRLWISSLTEEAIREGFQSLKNGEQYQNLYAAGSARAIGDWLLGMNATRLFTKKFGQGKATLSIGRVQTPTLAMIVLRHKEIEAFRSEEYWELKTIYRETEFTATIDRIRTEDRAVKGVEYLKGHPFEITSFEQKEGKEGNPRMFDLTSLQVEGNKKYGFSAEETLKFVQGLYEKKFVTYPRVDTTYLSEDLHPKIPNIMKGLTHYQRFTAPLMEKPIPKLKSVFDDKKVTDHHAIIPTGIQPSGISQPESQVYELIVRRFIAAFYPECKVSNTTVLGKVDQIAFKATGKQIIEPGWRVVWEETKESDSDDKKPEKEKAEQTMPVFTEGESGPHEPRLHHGKTSPPKPYTEATLLRAMETAGKQVEDEEIRDMMKENGIGRPATRANIIETLFKRKYIEKKRKNLMATPTGVGLIDTIQNELLKSAELTGQWERKLRLIEKGEYDLEQFKQELTVMVRQLTDEVIFSQAPIRIQLHTDAPVATEKPKRERKPAEKVSLTDLDCPKCRQHKLMEGRTGVGCANYNVCGFLVPFELLGKKLTEKQLLDLIQKGKTAKMKGLMIPGAAQVIEGSLAFDATFNVVVG; encoded by the coding sequence ATGAAATTGTGTATAGCCGAAAAACCCTCAGTTGCCCGAGATATTGCGGAAGTAATAGGTGCCAAACAGCGCCACGACGGTTATTATGAAGGAAACGGTTATTGCGTAACCTGGACATTCGGTCACCTTTGCACGCTCAAAGAACCACACGATTATAAAGAAAGCTGGAAATATTGGCGGTTGGAAGATTTACCGATGATTCCGGAGAAATTTGGGATCAAACTCATCGAAGATCAAGGCGTAAAACGACAGTTTTCGGTGATCGAAAAGTTGGTGGCACAGTGCGAAGAAGTGATCAACTGCGGTGATGCCGGGCAGGAAGGAGAATTGATCCAGCGCTGGGTATTGGCCAAAGCCAAATGCAAAGTTCCCATCAAGCGTTTGTGGATCTCTTCATTGACCGAGGAAGCCATTCGTGAAGGATTTCAATCGCTGAAAAACGGCGAGCAATACCAGAATTTATACGCTGCCGGAAGTGCCCGCGCAATCGGTGATTGGTTGCTGGGAATGAACGCTACGCGTTTGTTTACCAAAAAATTCGGGCAGGGGAAAGCAACACTTTCTATCGGCAGGGTGCAAACACCTACGCTGGCCATGATCGTGCTTCGACACAAAGAAATAGAAGCTTTTCGCTCGGAAGAATACTGGGAACTGAAAACGATTTACCGCGAAACGGAATTTACTGCTACCATCGACCGGATTCGTACCGAAGACCGCGCTGTAAAAGGTGTTGAATACCTGAAAGGACATCCGTTTGAGATTACTTCCTTCGAACAAAAAGAAGGAAAAGAAGGCAATCCGCGGATGTTTGACTTAACCTCTCTGCAGGTGGAAGGCAATAAGAAATATGGTTTTTCGGCAGAAGAAACCCTCAAGTTTGTACAGGGATTGTACGAAAAGAAATTCGTGACCTATCCGCGTGTGGATACGACGTATTTGTCGGAAGATTTGCACCCGAAAATCCCGAACATCATGAAAGGCCTGACGCATTACCAGCGTTTTACCGCTCCGTTGATGGAAAAACCAATCCCGAAACTGAAGTCGGTATTTGATGATAAGAAAGTAACCGATCACCACGCGATTATTCCAACTGGAATTCAACCCAGCGGCATCTCGCAACCCGAAAGCCAGGTTTACGAGTTGATCGTGCGTCGGTTTATCGCTGCTTTTTATCCGGAATGTAAAGTTTCCAATACCACTGTTTTAGGAAAAGTGGATCAAATCGCATTTAAAGCCACCGGAAAACAGATTATTGAACCGGGATGGCGCGTGGTGTGGGAAGAAACCAAAGAATCGGATTCTGACGACAAAAAGCCGGAGAAAGAAAAGGCTGAACAGACCATGCCGGTGTTTACCGAAGGAGAATCCGGCCCGCACGAACCACGGCTGCATCACGGAAAAACAAGTCCGCCCAAACCATATACCGAAGCAACGTTGCTACGCGCGATGGAAACCGCAGGGAAACAGGTCGAGGATGAAGAAATCAGGGATATGATGAAGGAAAACGGGATTGGACGTCCGGCAACCCGCGCTAACATTATTGAAACGTTGTTCAAGCGGAAATACATCGAGAAAAAACGCAAAAACCTCATGGCTACTCCAACCGGTGTGGGTTTGATTGATACCATTCAGAACGAATTGCTGAAAAGCGCCGAACTGACCGGACAGTGGGAACGTAAGCTGCGCCTCATTGAAAAAGGCGAGTACGACCTGGAGCAATTCAAGCAGGAATTAACCGTGATGGTGCGTCAGTTGACCGATGAGGTGATTTTTTCGCAGGCGCCCATTCGCATTCAATTACATACAGATGCACCGGTAGCAACCGAAAAACCGAAGCGGGAACGTAAACCGGCCGAAAAAGTAAGCCTTACTGATCTCGATTGTCCGAAATGCAGGCAACACAAGCTCATGGAAGGCCGAACCGGTGTCGGATGCGCTAATTACAACGTATGTGGCTTCCTGGTTCCGTTTGAATTACTGGGCAAAAAACTCACCGAAAAACAATTGCTCGACCTGATTCAGAAAGGTAAGACCGCCAAAATGAAAGGATTAATGATTCCCGGCGCAGCGCAGGTAATAGAAGGTTCACTGGCGTTTGACGCGACGTTTAATGTAGTGGTGGGATAA